A genomic window from Pocillopora verrucosa isolate sample1 chromosome 7, ASM3666991v2, whole genome shotgun sequence includes:
- the LOC136282376 gene encoding melatonin receptor type 1B-like: MNNIDPGDASVDVLAILQDQLEARSKPTLVIESTVLITINITALLGNAILCFITYRNPRLRTPTTMLIVALACTDLLTAFSVIPLTVDAVINSRRRFGDGMCRFQAFAMAIFAQISIYLMALTAFNRYLCVKKRNLYKKIFTKKRTLLLITAIWIVVLVINGFPNLLSLDDVFFCPGYLLCWRRMMSPAAIYLFNAWLYGSFVISYVVIVVCYWKVFRAVEQHSVAVAPSLNQASQNTQARNHSEEVSVAKAVGSIVFAFTICWIPSEVMDTMDKINPLLLPRQVFIFATCLWFLSSAINPVIYGVMNSNFRSEYKRMFDDIFGSISPQRAISPSEGQDMSSQGNNSA, translated from the exons ATGAACAACATTGACCCTGGTGATGCCAGCGTGGATGTACTGGCTATTTTACAAGACCAGCTTGAAGCCAGAAGCAAACCAACTCTCGTAATAGAATCAACCGTTTTGATAACCATTAATATCACTGCCTTGCTTGGTAATGCCATCCTTTGCTTCATCACCTATCGCAACCCAAGGCTTCGTACCCCTACCACGATGCTAATTGTCGCCCTGGCTTGCACAGACCTGTTAACCGCTTTTTCTGTGATACCACTGACAGTTGATGCCGTCATAAACAGCAGGAGGCGCTTTGGCGATGGGATGTGCAGATTCCAGGCTTTTGCAATGGCAATTTTTGCCCAAATATCTATCTACCTCATGGCTTTGACGGCTTTCAATCGGTACCTATGTGTTAAGAAACGGaacctttacaaaaaaatatttacgaaGAAACGCACATTGCTTCTTATTACCGCCATTTGGATAGTGGTGCTGGTCATCAACGGGTTCCCCAATCTTCTTTCGCTGGATGACGTCTTCTTCTGCCCAGGTTACTTGCTGTGCTGGAGGAGGATGATGAGTCCAGCTGCTATTTACTTGTTCAACGCTTGGCTTTATGGTTCCTTCGTGATCTCCTATGTCGTTATTGTGGTGTGTTACTGGAAAGTGTTTCGCGCCGTGGAGCAGCACAGCGTGGCCGTAGCTCCGAGCCTGAATCAAGCAAGCCAGAATACCCAGGCTAGGAACCATTCTGAGGAAGTGTCCGTGGCGAAGGCAGTGGGATCTATCGTGTTTGCTTTCACCATTTGCTGGATACCGTCAGAAGTGATGGACACCATGGACAAGATAAACCCACTTCTTTTACCTCGTCAG GTTTTCATCTTTGCCACTTGCTTGTGGTTTCTCAGCAGCGCCATCAACCCCGTCATTTATGGCGTCATGAACAGCAACTTCCGATCTGAGTACAAGAGAATGTTCGATGATATCTTTGGTTCTATTAGTCCTCAGAGAGCGATCTCGCCAAGTGAAGGCCAAGATATGTCCAGCCAGGGAAATAATTCAGCATGA
- the LOC136282127 gene encoding uncharacterized protein → MTGTSTLPVLDVSDKSEVWLITDPRLYYPLHQEKDTKKWNQRQRKRASVDVYLWKAVIDPSKLQVEDHPQFKGVCLVKTDGKITSPRFPGKAHNSLQLHKDLDLEWEKAEVPKCRGGMSLLDCNSLVQAIVEYMKDNYPTTPEEFNFQAELKVVSHWHWFEGKESPRRKPGPRDDFRIKRAVKKTLQKWCRDVRDQESASQSSESDDEYISGLKEDICALKMYFNKGELEEDETENEKYSYVQYENEDECSPIKLKLTKDNALNGVAKNALHLDGDLHYEEETLLKRRSGKRVRHKRRREEDVLRLRSRKIIRKSLKLVIPKPKTLSVQ, encoded by the exons ATGACTGGAACTAGCACCCTTCCAGTGCTAGATGTAAGCGACAAAAGTGAAG TTTGGCTGATTACGGATCCAAGATTGTATTATCCTCTTCATCaagaaaaagacacaaaaaaatgGAACCAAAGACAACGAAAACGAGCCAGTGTTGATGTCTACCTCTGGAAAGCTGTCATAGATCCTTCCAAGCTACAGGTGGAAGATCATCCACAGTTTAAAGGTGTCTGCCTTGTCAAAACAGATGGAAAAATAACTTCTCCTCGTTTTCCAGGA AAAGCACATAATTCCCTGCAACTACACAAGGATCTAGATCTAGAATGGGAAAAAGCTGAGGTTCCGAAGTGTCGAGGAGGAATGTCTTTACTGGATTGTAATTCCTTGGTGCAAGCCATTGTAGAATACATGAAGGACAACTACCCTACTACACCGGAGGAGTTTAACTTTCAGGCGGAACTGAAAGTTGTAAGTCACTGGCACTGGTTCGAAGGAAAAGAGTCACCGAGACGTAAACCAGGTCCTCGTGACGACTTCCGTATAAAAAGGGCAGTGaagaaaacacttcaaaaatGGTGTAGGGATGTAAGGGATCAagagtcagccagtcagtcctCAGAATCTGATGACGAGTACATATCAG GTTTAAAAGAAGATATTTGTGCCCTCAAAATGTATTTCAACAAAGGAG AGCTGGAAgaagatgaaacagaaaatgagaAATACTCCTATGTGCAGTATGAAAATGAGGATGAGTGCAGcccaataaaactaaaattgacCAAG GACAACGCACTAAATGGGGTGGCCAAGAACGCTCTGCATCTGGATGGAGACTTGCATTACGAGGAGGAAACATTACTGAAGAGAAGATCAGGGAAAAGGGTGCGTCACAAAAGGAGAAGAGAAGAGGATGTATTACGACTAAGATCAAGGAAAATTATACGCAAATCACTAAAATTGGTTATTCCCAAACCAAAAACACTTTCAGTTCAATGA
- the LOC131770123 gene encoding uncharacterized protein, whose amino-acid sequence MFTMASTSLTVEDTLITAQRALAVHYGNSYPCSNRVQQSLREILNQKFNGSHRSFTEKFLRPTTLLLEKLKAEGFPLVKDGRVILHLSGPINHLEVGEMFFQVGHTTPGTLTLKFAKPSGNTVFLQPSIVEEIEYHLAFTQQYLHQLRKEAGTSGDNLMQLLVVSTVNGQDCAPEKIRVDGIMPYTFGHGRSKTPSSKIDQSVGDGSPSYRQREENSDQHPVEHYPPIHRAVRDQTTPKDTGQRLLKENSSSSGEEKNPSYPSIHQAVSDQCTPKTDQQEDSSNIGTNNPQYPPIHQAVRDQPAPEDTGQLIFREYLPSGGEENNPSYPSIHQAVSDQRTPDTGQQEDSSATGTNNPKYPPIHQAVRDQHTSEDIGQRLFKRDPPSGGEENNPSYPSIHQAVSDQRTPDTGQQEDSSATGTNNPKYPPIHQAVRDQHTPEDIGQRLFKRDPPSGGEENNPSYPSIHQAVCDERTPDTGQQEDLSATGTNNPKYPPIHQAVRDQHTPEDIGQRLFKEDPPSGGGENNPSYPSIYQAVCDQRTPDTGQQEDSSGTEKNNPQYPPVHQAVRDQPTPENIGQLLFEEEPPAGREEKNPSYPSLHQAVGDQRLPDTSQQESSSTGTNNPQYPPVHQAVRDQFTPEDIGQRLFKEEPHSDGAERNPSYPLIHQAISDQHTTHDQQEHSLRAGGNNPQYPPIHRAVRDQPTTEDVDQRPPRTEQSSDGGEKNPTYPSIHHAVDDRSELHAGHLRNSPGAGANNPPYPPIHQAVSDQPPDSRDHEHSSNSSEADTSQRVPRDQNITENTGRQNTGAQVIDAVGNNPTYLPPKAVASASAKIYVRKLPLFSLVETMEKVLHLVVFFLLFKPVILEEGSFWQVTDFHFDKTYQSPTEPGKICNSQTPNSETPTHAGKWGDYLCDSPWRLINSSVFAMKSIEPNPDFIIWTGDDMPHVPNSQLSTNEVIETVKNLTDLLSAVFPNTTVYPALGNHDYHPKHLMPPEPNYIYWAVGNLWSRWLPQDAVNTFKRGGFYTVLIKPGLRLVSLNTVYYYTNDKLTGNISDPAGQFAWLDVVLTKASRINEKVFIIGHVPPGAFERAPGKKWFYPKFNKDYIAAIMKHADVITGHFLAHQHCDSFKIIYDGKGIPTSSIFLCPAVTPWKTVLPTVGYNNPGIRLYKYDKSTMHVKDVWQYFTNLTLANMVSKPEWVLEYKATDAYRIPDVSPESLHSLVKTFKTPDSSNFEKYYLYNSVSAGGEQCDEECKTAQICGITEVDFEKYDACVSPSTSSSHVKSATLSVYVAIIVVWALAVIIS is encoded by the exons ATGTTTACAATGGCTTCCACTTCGCTTACTGTAGAG GACACTCTTATAACTGCACAACGTGCCCTTGCAGTTCACTATGGAAACAGTTACCCTTGTAGCAATAGGGTTCAACAAAGCTTGAGGGAGATATTAAATCAGAAGTTTAATGGGTCACATAGGAGCTTTACAGAAAAATTTCTCAGACCAACTACATTACTTCTGGAGAAACTCAAAGCTGAG GGTTTTCCTCTAGTCAAGGATGGCAGAGTTATCCTCCATCTATCTGGGCCAATAAACCATCTGGAGGTTGGAGAAATGTTTTTTCAG GTTGGGCACACCACACCAGGGACATTGACGCTGAAGTTTGCTAAGCCAAGTGGTAACACAGTGTTCTTACAGCCGTCAATCGTTGAGGAAATCGAATATCACTTGGCATTTACCCAACAATACCTTCATCAGTTACGGAAGGAAGCCGGTACATCGGGTGATAACTTAATGCAGCTGCTAGTGGTTTCTACAGTAAATGGCCAGGACTGTGCTCCTGAAAAGATAAGGGTAGATGGAATAATGCCGTACACGTTTGGACATGGTAGAAGCAAAACACCATCCTCAAAAATAGATCAGTCAGTCGGTGATGGAAGTCCTTCGTATCGTCAACGTGAAGAAAATTCGGATCAACATCCTGTAGAACATTATCCTCCAATTCACCGAGCGGTTAGAGATCAAACTACACCAAAGGACACGGGACAACGACTCTTGAAGGAGAATTCCTCCTCAAGTGGAGAAGAAAAGAATCCGTCCTATCCTTCTATTCACCAGGCAGTTAGTGACCAATGCACACCAAAAACCGATCAGCAAGAAGACTCCTCAAATATAGGTACGAACAATCCACAGTATCCTCCAATTCATCAGGCGGTCAGAGATCAACCTGCACCAGAAGACACAGGACAGTTAATCTTCAGGGAGTATCTCCCCTCAGGTGGAGAAGAAAATAATCCATCCTATCCTTCTATTCACCAAGCAGTTAGTGATCAACGAACACCGGACACTGGTCAACAAGAAGACTCGTCAGCTACGGGTACGAACAATCCAAAGTATCCTCCAATTCATCAGGCGGTCAGAGATCAACATACATCAGAGGACATAGGACAACGACTCTTCAAGAGGGATCCCCCCTCTGGTGGAGAAGAAAATAATCCATCCTATCCTTCTATTCACCAAGCAGTTAGTGATCAACGAACACCGGACACTGGTCAACAAGAAGACTCGTCAGCCACAGGTACGAACAATCCAAAGTATCCTCCAATTCATCAGGCAGTCAGAGATCAACATACACCAGAGGACATAGGACAACGACTCTTCAAGAGGGATCCCCCCTCTGGTGGAGAAGAAAATAATCCATCCTATCCTTCTATTCACCAAGCAGTTTGTGATGAACGAACACCGGACACTGGTCAGCAAGAAGACTTGTCAGCCACAGGTACGAACAATCCAAAGTATCCTCCAATTCATCAGGCAGTCAGAGATCAACATACACCAGAGGACATAGGACAACGACTCTTCAAAGAGGATCCCCCCTCTGGTGGAGGAGAAAATAATCCATCCTATCCTTCCATTTACCAAGCAGTTTGTGATCAACGCACACCCGACACTGGTCAGCAAGAAGACTCCTCGGGTACAGAGAAGAACAATCCACAGTATCCTCCAGTTCATCAAGCAGTCAGAGATCAACCCACTCCAGAGAACATAGGACAATTACTCTTCGAGGAGGAACCCCCCGCAGGTAGAGAAGAAAAGAATCCATCCTATCCTTCTCTTCACCAGGCAGTTGGTGATCAACGCCTACCAGACACTAGTCAGCAAGAGTCTTCAAGTACAGGTACGAACAATCCACAGTATCCTCCAGTTCATCAAGCGGTCAGAGATCAATTTACTCCAGAGGACATAGGACAACGACTCTTCAAGGAAGAACCCCACTCAGATGGAGCAGAGAGGAATCCGTCTTACCCTCTCATTCACCAGGCAATCAGTGATCAACACACAACACACGATCAGCAAGAACACTCATTAAGGGCAGGGGGAAACAATCCACAATATCCTCCAATTCACCGAGCAGTCAGAGATCAACCCACAACAGAAGACGTAGATCAACGACCCCCGCGGACGGAACAGTCCTCAGATGGAGGAGAAAAGAATCCAACATACCCTTCCATTCATCACGCAGTTGACGATCGAAGTGAACTACACGCGGGTCATTTGAGAAACTCTCCAGGCGCAGGTGCAAACAATCCACCATACCCTCCCATTCATCAAGCAGTTAGCGATCAGCCACCAGACTCCAGAGACCATGAGCACTCATCAAATTCAAGTGAAGCCGATACTTCCCAGCGCGTACCTAGAGATCAGAATATAACGGAAAACACTGGGCGCCAAAATACAGGAGCTCAAGTGATTGACGCAGTTGGGAACAACCCAACATATCTCCCTCCTAAAGCAGTGGCATCTGCGTCCGC AAAAATCTACGTTCGAAAGTTACCACTCTTTTCATTGGTGGAGACTATGGAAAAAGTGCTACATTTGGTAGTGTTTTTTCTCCTGTTCAAGCCTGTGATACTGGAGGAAG GAAGCTTCTGGCAGGTTACAGACTTTCATTTCGACAAAACATACCAGTCCCCCACAGAGCCTGGGAAGATATGTAATTCCCAGACCCCAAACAGTGAGACGCCTACCCATGCTGGCAAATGGGGTGACTATCTTTGTGATTCCCCGTGGAGACTTATAAACTCATCAGTATTTGCAATGAAAAGCATCGAGCCAAATCCGGATTTCATCATTTGGACAGG CGATGACATGCCACACGTCCCAAACAGCCAACTGAGTACAAACGAAGTGATAGAAACGGTGAAGAACTTAACCGACTTGCTCAGCGCTGTCTTTCCAAACACGACGGTTTATCCGGCCCTCGGAAACCACGACTACCATCCGAAGCACCTGATGCCACCCGAACCGAATTACATTTACTGGGCAGTTGGTAATTTATGGAGCCGATGGCTTCCTCAGGATGCGGTGAATACCTTTAAAAGGG GCGGATTTTACACAGTTCTCATTAAGCCTGGCTTGCGTTTAGTCAGTCTGAATACCGTGTATTACTATACAAACGACAAGCTAACAGGGAATATCTCTGATCCTGCCGGCCAATTTGCGTGGCTAGACGTTGTGCTCACTAAAGCAAGTCGCATCAACGAGAAG GTGTTTATTATAGGTCATGTTCCGCCCGGTGCTTTTGAGCGAGCTCCAGGAAAGAAGTGGTTTTATCCCAAATTCAACAAAGATTACATTGCTGCCATCATGAAACATGCTGACGTCATCACCGGCCATTTTCTTGCTCATCAGCACTGCGACAGCTTTAAAATTATCTATGACGGGAAAG GAATTCCTACAAGTTCCATTTTTTTGTGCCCTGCGGTAACACCCTGGAAGACAGTACTACCCACTGTTGGCTACAATAATCCTGGCATTCGGCTCTATAAGTATGATAAGAGCACCATGCACGTTAAG GATGTTTGGCAGTACTTTACTAACCTAACACTGGCCAATATGGTGTCCAAACCGGAGTGGGTACTAGAATACAAAGCTACTGACGCCTACCGCATACCAGATGTGAGCCCAGAGTCCCTTCATTCACTGGTTAAAACGTTCAAAACTCCGGACAGTTCAAACTTCGAAAAGTATTATTTATACAACTCAGTGAGCGCTGGTGGCGAGCAGTGCGACGAGGAATGCAAAACAGCACAAATTTGTGGTATTACGGAAGTTGATTTTGAGAAGTATGATGCCTGTGTGTCGCCCTCCACAAGTTCATCCCATGTGAAGTCTGCAACGCTCTCGGTCTATGTCGCAATTATTGTTGTTTGGGCACTTGCTGTAATAATTTCATAG
- the LOC136282128 gene encoding uncharacterized protein isoform X2 yields MAQMGILVDREDGSRFALNYNQQTTGNLFRSAKPERLFGREEKLRMCFRSVYTDFYERELDEKERSSGQRERFNYDFVVEEETGLIIVGLSSGFSTFKTVNALRKCLSRVRDDQIWLLETGTPIPEEFQVINDHLAHVKILPSEHASVTLEKFQEVASLSFLFLDAVLSQLG; encoded by the exons ATGGCACAAATGGGGATTTTGGTGGATCGGGAAGATGGCTCGAGGTTTGCATTAAACTACAACCAACAGACAACTGGAAATTTGTTTAGATCTGCAAAGCCGGAGAGACTCTTCGGGAGAGAAGAAAAACTAAGAATGTGCTTTAGAAGTGTTTATACAGACTTCTATGAGAGAGAACTGGATGAGAAGGAGAGATCTAGTGGGCAAAGGGAGAGATTCAATTACGATTTTGTCGTTGAGGAAGAAACTGGACTGATCATTGTGGGGTTATCTTCAG GTTTCAGCACGTTTAAAACCGTAAATGCCCTTAGAAAGTGTCTTAGTAGAGTTAGGGACGATCAGATATGGCTATTAGAAACAGGTACGCCAATACCAGAAGAATTCCAAGTGATAAATGATCACCTTGCTCACGTAAAGATCCTGCCCAGTGAACATGCTTCTGTTACTTTGGAGAAGTTCCAAGAG GTCGCCtcgctctcttttcttttcctagaTGCTGTGTTGTCTCAACTGGGTTAA
- the LOC136282128 gene encoding uncharacterized protein isoform X1: MAQMGILVDREDGSRFALNYNQQTTGNLFRSAKPERLFGREEKLRMCFRSVYTDFYERELDEKERSSGQRERFNYDFVVEEETGLIIVGLSSGFSTFKTVNALRKCLSRVRDDQIWLLETGTPIPEEFQVINDHLAHVKILPSEHASVTLEKFQEMLCCLNWVKLSIEQEKQERKASKKSGRKC; encoded by the exons ATGGCACAAATGGGGATTTTGGTGGATCGGGAAGATGGCTCGAGGTTTGCATTAAACTACAACCAACAGACAACTGGAAATTTGTTTAGATCTGCAAAGCCGGAGAGACTCTTCGGGAGAGAAGAAAAACTAAGAATGTGCTTTAGAAGTGTTTATACAGACTTCTATGAGAGAGAACTGGATGAGAAGGAGAGATCTAGTGGGCAAAGGGAGAGATTCAATTACGATTTTGTCGTTGAGGAAGAAACTGGACTGATCATTGTGGGGTTATCTTCAG GTTTCAGCACGTTTAAAACCGTAAATGCCCTTAGAAAGTGTCTTAGTAGAGTTAGGGACGATCAGATATGGCTATTAGAAACAGGTACGCCAATACCAGAAGAATTCCAAGTGATAAATGATCACCTTGCTCACGTAAAGATCCTGCCCAGTGAACATGCTTCTGTTACTTTGGAGAAGTTCCAAGAG aTGCTGTGTTGTCTCAACTGGGTTAAACTGTCTATCGAAcaggaaaaacaagaaagaaaagcaagcaAGAAAAGTGGTAGAAAGTGCTAA